One Gossypium raimondii isolate GPD5lz chromosome 3, ASM2569854v1, whole genome shotgun sequence genomic window carries:
- the LOC105796857 gene encoding uncharacterized protein LOC105796857 produces MEDWEDEIPPLPAKEQLKSKWDDEDIDDSDIKESWEDEDEPAPPPQPVAKAPEEKAPKKAASKATEKKGKAVEVAKEEPLDPVAEKLRQQRLVEEADYKSTTELFSKKGDDKTLDNFIPKSESDFVEYAELISHKLRPYEKSYHYIALLKAVMRLSLTSLKAADVKDIASSVTAIANEKLKAEKEATTKKKTVGKKKQLHVDKPDDDLVVTAYDDIDDYDFM; encoded by the exons ATGGAAGACTGGG AGGATGAGATTCCACCTCTCCCTGCAAAGGAACAACTTAAAAGCAAATGGGATGATGAAGATATTGATGACTCTGATATCAAGGAATCATGGGAGGATGAAGATGAACCTGCTCCGCCTCCG CAACCTGTTGCAAAAGCTCCAGAAGAAAAGGCCCCAAAAAAGGCTGCATCAAAAGCTActgaaaagaaaggaaaagctGTTGAAGTAGCTAAAGAAGAGCCCCTTGATCCAGTGGCTGAGAAACTTCGCCAACAAAG GCTTGTGGAAGAAGCCGATTATAAATCAACTACTGAACTGTTTTCCAAGAAAGGTGATGATAAGACTCTTGATAATTTTATTCCCAAATCTGAAAGTGACTTTGTGGAGTATGCTGAGCTTATTTCTCACAAGCTTCGCCCATATGAG AAAAGTTATCATTATATTGCTCTACTCAAGGCTGTGATGAGACTGTCATTGACTTCTTTGAAAGCAGCTGATGTCAAAGATATTGCATCTTCGGTCACCGCAATTGCAAATGAGAAGCTAAAAGCAGAAAAAGAAGCCACAACTAAAAAGAAGACAG ttgGAAAGAAAAAGCAGCTCCATGTTGATAAACCAGATGATGATTTGGTGGTTACTGCTTATGATGACATTGATGATTACGACTTTATGTGA
- the LOC105795642 gene encoding leucine-rich repeat extensin-like protein 5, with product MEKPRVTEFQVRMDCNGCVQKIKKALHGIHGIYEVYPDIAQQKLTVIGWADPERIIKAIRKTRKSVTICSYSEPTETAEQPPEQPPDDGSAAPETENPTPPEAPPSAEAAASQPEAAAPTADQQRDQPVPPPENPQPEPAPAPAPDANANAGQQQPPHSGPKDVGEVHVICHHPPDYGHRFGYVHSYGGPCNRQFPNSQCNFYPNSQPFHHELPPQPAFVTHSYNTYKPSPYVTEYEYVPSPPRYSHYSHFSRIDHHNEDYYGNYSNGSSGSNYNNSNGNGNGNITSIFSDENPNACAIM from the exons ATGGAG AAACCTCGAGTTACAGAGTTTCAAGTCCGAATGGACTGCAACGGTTGCGTTCAGAAGATTAAAAAAGCTCTTCATGGCATTCATG gTATATATGAAGTTTATCCCGATATTGCTCAACAGAAGTTGACAGTTATAGGATGGGCAGATCCGGAAAGAATCATCAAGGCAATTCGGAAAACTAGGAAGAGCGTAACAATCTGTTCCTATTCGGAACCAACAGAAACGGCTGAGCAGCCACCGGAACAACCGCCTGACGATGGTTCGGCAGCTCCAGAGACGGAAAATCCAACCCCACCAGAAGCTCCACCGTCAGCTGAAGCTGCTGCTTCACAACCTGAAGCAGCAGCCCCAACTGCGGACCAACAGAGAGACCAACCAGTACCACCCCCAGAGAATCCACAACCAGAGCCAGCACCCGCACCCGCACCGGATGCAAATGCTAATGCTGGCCAGCAACAACCGCCACATTCGGGACCGAAAGATGTGGGCGAAGTCCATGTAATATGTCACCATCCGCCTGATTACGGACATAGATTCGGATATGTTCACAGTTATGGAGGACCCTGCAACAGGCAATTCCCTAATAGCCAATGCAATTTCTATCCTAATAGCCAACCTTTCCACCATGAATTACCACCACAACCGGCCTTCGTAACCCACAGTTACAACACGTACAAGCCGTCACCGTACGTGACGGAATATGAATACGTTCCTTCCCCACCACGATACTCACATTACTCGCATTTCAGTAGGATCGATCATCACAACGAAGACTATTACGGTAATTACAGCAACGGCAGCAGCGGTAGCAATTACAACAACAGCAATGGCAATGGCAATGGAAATATTACATCAATATTTAGTGATGAAAATCCCAATGCCTGTGCAATaatgtag